One Rhodococcus sp. P1Y DNA window includes the following coding sequences:
- a CDS encoding TlpA family protein disulfide reductase → MTGSSARWSLAALLVVAALVFAIWPRGEDLPADTAAPGQGAPISEERRSVDTAEALAPLRERAALDGCPTPPPAATSSGPLTGIVLECIGDGSRVDLGQALAGTPALINLWAYWCGPCAQELPHLQEYGDRMDGRITVLTVHQDRNESNGLTKLADYGVTLPGVQDGTGRIAAALGAPSVLPVSILVGADGTVAKVLPQPFDSVDEIDEAVSTNLGIAL, encoded by the coding sequence ATGACTGGATCTTCGGCTCGCTGGTCGTTGGCGGCCCTGCTGGTCGTCGCGGCCCTCGTTTTCGCAATCTGGCCGCGTGGGGAGGACTTGCCGGCTGATACGGCCGCGCCGGGTCAGGGTGCTCCGATTTCCGAGGAGCGCCGCTCGGTGGACACGGCAGAAGCGCTCGCACCGCTTCGGGAGCGGGCCGCGCTCGACGGATGCCCGACGCCACCTCCAGCGGCCACCTCCAGCGGTCCACTGACCGGGATCGTGCTCGAGTGCATCGGCGACGGCTCGCGCGTCGATCTCGGCCAGGCATTGGCGGGTACGCCGGCGCTGATCAACCTGTGGGCGTACTGGTGCGGGCCGTGTGCGCAGGAGTTACCGCATCTGCAGGAATACGGCGACCGAATGGACGGCCGCATAACCGTGCTCACGGTCCATCAGGATCGAAACGAGTCGAACGGTCTGACGAAGCTGGCCGACTACGGTGTCACGCTGCCAGGAGTTCAGGACGGAACCGGTCGTATAGCAGCAGCGCTCGGCGCGCCGAGCGTGCTCCCGGTCTCGATTCTCGTCGGCGCGGATGGCACTGTCGCAAAGGTGTTGCCGCAACCGTTCGACAGTGTCGACGAAATAGACGAGGCCGTGTCCACGAACTTGGGCATTGCCCTATGA
- the nth gene encoding endonuclease III, giving the protein MNRELARAFPHVYCELDFTNPLELAVATILSAQCTDKRVNLVTPALFVRYRTARDYAEADRTELEEYIRTTGFYRNKANSLIGLGSTLLEKFDGEVPANLKDLVTLPGIGRKTANVVLGNAFDVPGITVDTHFGRLVRRWQWTEEEDPVKVEHAVGALIERKEWTLLSHRVIFHGRRVCHARKPACGVCILAKDCPSYGLGPTDKVAAAALVKGPETEHLLALAGIES; this is encoded by the coding sequence ATGAATCGCGAGTTGGCGCGGGCGTTTCCGCATGTGTACTGCGAACTCGACTTCACCAATCCGCTCGAACTCGCCGTGGCAACGATCCTGTCCGCGCAATGCACCGACAAGCGCGTCAATCTCGTCACGCCCGCGCTCTTCGTGAGATATCGCACTGCGCGGGACTATGCGGAGGCCGATCGCACCGAGCTCGAGGAATACATTCGCACCACCGGCTTCTACCGGAACAAGGCCAACTCGCTCATCGGCCTCGGCTCAACGTTGCTCGAGAAGTTCGACGGCGAGGTTCCCGCGAATCTGAAGGACCTCGTCACGCTGCCGGGAATCGGTCGCAAGACCGCCAACGTCGTGCTGGGAAACGCGTTCGATGTTCCGGGCATCACCGTCGACACTCATTTCGGAAGGCTCGTTCGTCGGTGGCAGTGGACCGAGGAAGAAGACCCGGTCAAGGTCGAGCACGCGGTCGGAGCGCTGATCGAGCGCAAGGAGTGGACTCTGCTCTCGCACCGGGTGATCTTTCACGGCCGCCGGGTCTGCCACGCCCGCAAACCGGCCTGCGGAGTGTGCATCCTCGCGAAGGACTGCCCGTCCTACGGGCTCGGTCCGACAGACAAGGTTGCCGCAGCTGCCCTGGTGAAGGGTCCCGAAACCGAGCATCTGCTCGCGCTTGCCGGCATCGAGTCATGA
- a CDS encoding Crp/Fnr family transcriptional regulator: protein MDDVLARAGIFQGVEPSAVAALTKQLQPVDFPRGHVVFNEGEPGDRLYIIVSGKIKLGRRSPDGRENLLTIMGPSDMFGELSIFDPGPRTSTATTVTEVRAVSMDRDALKAWIDQRPEIAEQLLRVLARRLRRTNNNLADLIFTDVPGRVAKALLQLAQRFGTQEAGSLRVTHDLTQEEIAQLVGASRETVNKALADFAHRGWLRLEGKSVLISDSERLARRAR, encoded by the coding sequence GTGGACGACGTCCTGGCACGGGCCGGCATCTTCCAAGGAGTCGAACCCTCCGCGGTAGCGGCGCTGACCAAGCAGCTGCAGCCTGTCGATTTCCCTCGTGGACACGTGGTGTTCAACGAGGGCGAGCCAGGTGACCGGCTGTACATCATCGTCTCCGGCAAGATCAAGCTCGGTCGCCGCTCTCCGGACGGGCGTGAAAACCTGCTGACGATCATGGGCCCGTCGGACATGTTCGGTGAGCTCTCGATCTTCGACCCCGGCCCCCGCACGTCGACGGCCACCACGGTCACCGAGGTTCGGGCGGTCAGCATGGATCGCGACGCGCTCAAGGCATGGATCGACCAGCGCCCCGAGATCGCCGAGCAACTGCTGCGCGTGTTGGCACGTCGTCTTCGTCGTACCAACAACAACCTCGCAGACCTCATCTTCACCGACGTTCCCGGACGCGTCGCGAAGGCTCTGCTTCAGCTTGCGCAGCGCTTCGGCACGCAGGAAGCCGGATCTCTTCGTGTCACGCACGACCTCACGCAGGAAGAGATCGCCCAGCTCGTCGGCGCATCCCGCGAGACGGTCAACAAGGCCCTCGCCGACTTCGCTCACCGCGGATGGCTGCGCCTCGAAGGCAAGAGCGTGCTGATCTCGGATTCCGAGCGTCTCGCGCGCAGGGCCCGCTAG
- a CDS encoding MBL fold metallo-hydrolase, whose protein sequence is MTSSHPAYGQLRQVTSSASVLLADNPGKMTLDGTNTWILRAQGSDDVVVVDPGPKDSGHLDAVAATGNVVLVLVTHRHKDHTGGLKKFYKKTGAPIRASSEHFVRDSTPLKDGEVIDVAGLKITVLATPGHTADSLSFVLDDAVLTGDTILGRGTTVLDPKDGTLADYLASLDRLEAVGSGKVTLPGHGAEVADTAEIARFYRTHRLERLDQIRAAVEKIGPNAKPMQVVKRVYSDVDKKLWPAARMSVKAQLTYLREN, encoded by the coding sequence ATGACTTCCTCGCATCCGGCTTATGGTCAGCTTCGACAGGTCACCTCGTCAGCGTCGGTTCTACTCGCCGACAACCCGGGCAAGATGACGCTCGACGGTACGAACACGTGGATTCTGCGGGCGCAGGGAAGCGACGATGTCGTGGTGGTCGATCCAGGTCCCAAGGACTCCGGACATCTCGACGCCGTGGCCGCGACCGGAAATGTCGTGCTGGTCTTGGTGACCCACCGCCACAAGGACCACACGGGTGGGCTGAAGAAGTTCTACAAGAAGACCGGTGCGCCGATCCGTGCGTCGTCGGAGCACTTCGTCCGCGACAGCACGCCGCTGAAGGACGGAGAGGTAATCGACGTGGCGGGCCTGAAGATCACGGTGCTTGCGACGCCCGGGCATACGGCGGATTCGCTGAGCTTCGTGCTCGATGACGCTGTTCTGACGGGTGACACGATCCTCGGACGAGGAACTACCGTGCTCGATCCGAAAGACGGCACCCTTGCCGATTACCTTGCTTCGCTGGATCGGCTCGAAGCCGTCGGGAGCGGGAAAGTGACGCTACCGGGCCACGGGGCCGAAGTGGCCGATACCGCCGAGATCGCGCGCTTCTACCGAACACACCGGTTGGAGCGGCTGGACCAGATCAGGGCAGCCGTCGAAAAGATCGGACCGAATGCCAAGCCCATGCAGGTGGTCAAGCGTGTCTACTCGGACGTGGACAAGAAGTTGTGGCCAGCTGCGCGCATGTCGGTCAAGGCGCAGCTGACCTACCTCCGAGAGAACTAG
- a CDS encoding Gfo/Idh/MocA family protein, whose protein sequence is MRIGLVGAGPWARATHAPSLAAHPGVDFAGVWARRPEAAADLGAPVFESYDALLADVEAVAFAVPPQVQAGMATAAAQAGKHVVLDKPIAATLDDATRLAEAVGHAGVRSIVALTRRFAPETRAFLDETLGRKWSAGAATWLSGAVLGGEYSNSPWRHHDGALFDVGPHVFDLLDVTLGSIVDVALCRRGESSDAWTVVLEHDGGAVSSSQLSLATPVQPSVFRVELSGSDGVVSLADRSTSAVDCFELLLDEFLASLEAGTEHSCSVQRGLHLQKVLEGALAQWHG, encoded by the coding sequence ATGAGAATCGGTTTGGTCGGCGCGGGTCCATGGGCCCGCGCCACACATGCACCGTCCCTTGCCGCGCATCCGGGCGTCGACTTCGCCGGCGTGTGGGCTCGGCGACCCGAGGCGGCCGCGGACCTGGGCGCACCGGTCTTCGAGAGCTACGACGCTCTCCTTGCCGACGTCGAGGCCGTGGCGTTCGCGGTACCCCCGCAAGTACAAGCTGGGATGGCAACGGCGGCGGCCCAGGCAGGCAAGCACGTGGTCCTCGACAAACCCATTGCCGCGACACTCGATGATGCAACGCGCCTGGCCGAGGCCGTGGGGCATGCAGGCGTCCGATCGATCGTTGCGTTGACACGTCGATTCGCACCCGAAACACGAGCGTTTCTCGACGAGACCCTGGGCAGGAAATGGAGCGCGGGCGCGGCGACGTGGTTGTCCGGTGCCGTGTTGGGCGGTGAGTACTCGAACTCGCCGTGGAGGCATCACGACGGCGCGCTGTTCGACGTCGGCCCGCACGTGTTCGATCTGCTCGACGTGACGCTCGGCTCGATCGTCGACGTCGCGCTGTGTCGTCGGGGCGAGTCTTCGGACGCCTGGACCGTGGTGCTCGAACACGACGGCGGCGCGGTGAGCAGTTCGCAGCTGTCGCTGGCGACCCCGGTCCAGCCGTCGGTGTTCAGGGTCGAGCTAAGTGGCAGCGACGGGGTGGTGTCACTGGCGGACCGGTCGACGTCTGCCGTCGACTGTTTCGAACTGCTGCTCGACGAGTTCCTGGCATCCCTGGAGGCGGGCACGGAGCATTCCTGCTCCGTCCAACGCGGCCTTCACCTGCAGAAAGTACTCGAGGGCGCGTTGGCCCAATGGCACGGTTAA
- a CDS encoding RidA family protein produces the protein MTWSERLAELGIELPPVVPPLAAYVPAVQTGSLVYTSGQLPLVSGELTSTGKVGAEVTAEEATAAARICALNALAAINSLVGVDSIKRVVKAVGFVASAPGFTGQPGVVNGASDVIGEIFGDAGKHARSAVGVAELPLNAPVEVELIVEV, from the coding sequence GTGACGTGGAGTGAGCGCCTCGCCGAGCTCGGAATCGAACTTCCGCCCGTAGTCCCTCCGCTGGCCGCGTACGTTCCCGCTGTACAGACGGGTTCGCTCGTCTACACCTCGGGCCAGCTACCTCTTGTATCCGGTGAGCTGACCTCGACCGGCAAGGTCGGGGCCGAGGTCACGGCCGAGGAAGCGACCGCTGCGGCGCGGATCTGTGCGCTGAACGCCCTCGCGGCAATCAACTCGCTGGTCGGAGTCGACTCGATCAAGCGCGTGGTCAAAGCCGTCGGCTTCGTCGCGTCGGCCCCGGGATTCACCGGGCAGCCCGGCGTTGTCAACGGCGCATCGGACGTCATCGGGGAAATCTTCGGCGATGCGGGCAAGCATGCGCGCTCGGCCGTCGGAGTCGCCGAACTGCCGCTGAATGCTCCCGTCGAGGTCGAGCTGATCGTCGAGGTCTGA
- a CDS encoding DUF4177 domain-containing protein: MSEKITWEYFTAPVLIHATKQILDNYGAEGWELVTIMSGPNGGDTLVAYFKRPKV; this comes from the coding sequence ATGAGCGAAAAGATCACCTGGGAGTACTTCACTGCGCCGGTCCTGATTCACGCGACCAAGCAGATTCTCGACAACTACGGCGCCGAGGGATGGGAGCTCGTGACCATCATGTCCGGGCCGAACGGCGGCGACACGCTCGTGGCCTACTTCAAGCGTCCGAAGGTCTAG
- a CDS encoding ArsA family ATPase translates to MGTSSSEGWPDKADTARLHFVSGKGGTGKSTVAAALALALAADGRRVLLVEVEGRQGIAQLFDVPPLPPVETRVATADGGGEVYALAIDIETAFLEYLDMFYNLGFAGRAMRKIGAIEFATTIAPGLRDVLLTGKVKECVVRTDKTGKRLYDEVVVDSPPTGRIGNFLDVTKAMADLAKGGPVRSQSEGVVRLLHSAETVVHLVTLLEALPVQETADAVRELEAADLRLGTVIVNRTEPTYLASDSLENAAQGTVDVDALKAGLSKVGIALSDSDFAGLLTETIEHASTLAAQVESGSQLHELDTARLHLPMLADGVDLGGLYELAAVLKEQGVK, encoded by the coding sequence GTGGGCACATCGAGTTCAGAAGGTTGGCCGGACAAGGCCGACACCGCGCGGCTGCATTTCGTGTCGGGCAAGGGTGGAACCGGCAAGTCGACGGTTGCTGCCGCGTTGGCTCTTGCACTGGCCGCCGACGGTAGACGAGTTCTGCTGGTCGAGGTCGAAGGACGTCAGGGCATCGCGCAGCTCTTCGACGTCCCGCCGCTGCCGCCGGTGGAGACACGGGTCGCGACCGCGGACGGCGGCGGCGAGGTCTACGCGCTGGCCATCGACATCGAAACCGCATTCCTCGAGTACCTCGACATGTTCTACAACCTCGGTTTCGCTGGGCGTGCGATGCGCAAGATCGGTGCCATCGAGTTCGCGACCACCATCGCACCGGGTCTGCGTGACGTCCTGTTGACCGGCAAGGTCAAAGAGTGCGTCGTTCGGACCGACAAGACCGGAAAACGCCTGTACGACGAGGTCGTCGTCGATTCGCCTCCGACGGGGAGAATCGGCAACTTTCTCGACGTGACCAAAGCCATGGCAGACCTCGCCAAGGGCGGGCCGGTCCGCAGCCAGAGCGAAGGCGTCGTCCGTCTGTTGCATTCGGCGGAGACCGTCGTCCATCTGGTGACGCTCCTCGAGGCACTTCCTGTCCAGGAGACCGCCGACGCCGTCCGCGAACTGGAAGCAGCCGACCTGCGTCTGGGAACCGTCATCGTCAACCGCACCGAACCGACATATCTGGCGTCGGACTCGCTCGAGAACGCCGCCCAGGGAACCGTCGACGTGGACGCCTTGAAGGCAGGTCTGAGCAAAGTCGGAATCGCGCTGTCGGACAGTGATTTCGCCGGGCTGCTCACCGAGACGATCGAACACGCCTCGACATTGGCAGCGCAGGTCGAGAGCGGATCTCAACTTCACGAACTCGACACGGCGCGGCTTCACCTTCCGATGCTCGCCGATGGCGTGGACCTCGGCGGCCTGTACGAACTCGCCGCGGTACTCAAGGAACAGGGTGTGAAATGA
- a CDS encoding ArsA family ATPase, with product MTRPSSPKAAPVLDIERILLDASSRIVVVCGAGGVGKTTTAAAMAMRAAEQGRKVVVLTIDPAKRLAQALGVGELDNSPQPVKLPAGATGELHAMMLNMRRTFDEMVIEHSTPEKAEQVLANPFYQTVASSFSGTQEYMAMEKLGQLASDSTWDLIVVDTPPSRNALDFLDAPQRLGSFLDGRFIRLLMAPGRGLTRMVTSAMGLALRGVSTVIGSQMLTDASSFVQSLDSMFGGFRERATRTYQLLRENGTSFIVVAAAEPDALREAAFFVDRLSGEGMPLAGLVLNRTHPTLASLPAEHAATAADQLDDSEDAGAALTAAVLRIHAARAVTAARELRLLRRFTSAHPRVPIVGVPSLPFEVSDLHALRAVADQLTRSA from the coding sequence ATGACACGTCCCAGCAGCCCGAAAGCCGCCCCGGTGCTCGACATCGAGAGGATTCTGCTCGATGCGTCGTCACGCATAGTCGTGGTGTGCGGGGCAGGTGGCGTCGGGAAGACGACGACGGCGGCCGCCATGGCGATGCGAGCTGCCGAGCAGGGCCGAAAGGTCGTGGTGCTCACCATCGATCCGGCGAAGCGCCTCGCTCAGGCGCTCGGCGTCGGTGAGCTCGACAACTCTCCCCAGCCGGTGAAACTGCCCGCAGGTGCGACGGGTGAACTCCACGCGATGATGCTCAACATGCGCCGAACGTTCGACGAGATGGTGATCGAGCATTCGACGCCGGAGAAGGCCGAGCAGGTTCTCGCCAACCCGTTCTATCAGACTGTGGCGTCGTCGTTTTCGGGCACGCAGGAGTACATGGCGATGGAGAAGCTCGGGCAGTTGGCGTCGGATTCGACGTGGGATCTGATCGTCGTCGATACTCCCCCGTCGCGTAACGCCCTCGATTTTCTCGATGCCCCGCAGCGGCTCGGTTCGTTCCTCGACGGCCGGTTCATTCGGTTGCTGATGGCGCCCGGCCGCGGCCTTACCAGGATGGTCACCAGTGCCATGGGGTTGGCACTCCGAGGCGTCTCGACGGTTATCGGTAGCCAGATGCTCACCGATGCCTCGTCGTTCGTCCAGTCTTTGGATTCGATGTTCGGCGGATTCCGGGAGCGCGCGACACGGACGTACCAACTGCTCCGGGAGAACGGCACGAGTTTCATCGTGGTCGCTGCGGCCGAGCCCGATGCGCTGCGCGAAGCTGCGTTCTTCGTCGACCGCCTCAGCGGGGAAGGAATGCCGCTGGCGGGCCTCGTACTCAACCGGACCCACCCGACCCTGGCGTCACTCCCTGCCGAACATGCGGCAACAGCCGCCGATCAATTGGACGACTCCGAAGATGCGGGTGCGGCCCTGACGGCCGCAGTCCTGAGGATTCACGCCGCGCGCGCGGTCACCGCCGCCCGAGAGCTCCGGCTGCTGCGGCGCTTCACTTCGGCGCATCCACGAGTCCCGATCGTCGGAGTGCCGTCGCTGCCGTTCGAGGTGTCGGATCTACACGCTCTGCGGGCCGTGGCCGACCAGTTGACCCGATCGGCCTAG
- a CDS encoding WhiB family transcriptional regulator: MHMTAAPTRLDVEEAEARIAWVAQARCKGTDPDQLFVRGAAQRKAATICRHCPVLMQCGADALDNRVEFGVWGGMTERQRRALLKQHPEVDSWSEFFESQRQQQAAI; this comes from the coding sequence ATGCACATGACAGCAGCGCCTACGCGGCTAGATGTGGAAGAAGCAGAAGCACGTATTGCGTGGGTTGCGCAGGCGCGGTGCAAGGGGACTGACCCGGATCAGCTGTTCGTCCGGGGTGCGGCGCAGCGAAAGGCAGCGACAATCTGTCGGCACTGCCCGGTACTCATGCAGTGTGGGGCAGACGCACTCGACAACCGTGTCGAGTTCGGTGTCTGGGGCGGAATGACCGAGCGTCAACGACGCGCACTTCTCAAGCAGCATCCCGAGGTCGACTCCTGGTCGGAATTCTTCGAGTCCCAGCGTCAGCAGCAAGCTGCGATCTAG
- a CDS encoding penicillin-binding protein, with product MAKLAGCSALAGALLAGVMFPLAGGFGYASNRAADTVDNVSAELVEGAVPAVSTMVDAAGNPIAWLYEQRRFEVPSDKISNEMKLAIVSIEDKRFAEHQGVDWQGTLRAFLTNTTSGQVEQGASTLDQQYVKNYQLLVVAKTDAERRAAIETTPARKIREIRMALTLDKELTKDEILTRYLNLVPFGNSSFGIQDAAQTYFGIDASQLDAKQAAMLAGMVQSSSALNPYTNEQGVTERRNIVLDTMIQNIPERADEFRQAKTEPLGVLPVPQTLPRGCIAAGDRGFFCDYALQYLANAGISREQIDKGGYLIRTTLDPAVQNSTKASLSANTDPDLNGVATVMNVIAPGQDSHRILAMGSSRTYGLDADADETVQPQPYSLVGHGAGSIFKVFTTAAAMERGLGTSATLQVPRRAEVKGLGDGGARGCPANTYCVENAGNYPASLSITDALAQSPNTAFVKLIESVGVTPTVDMSVRLGLRSYADPNTSGFDEQSMADFQKSQNLGSYTLGPTWVNPLELSNVAATLASSGKWCPPTPIDSVFDREGKQVPVTQQACEQVVEPGLANTLANAMSKDDQAGGTSASAAGSVGWTLPMSGKTGTTESHMSSGFLGFTNRYAAAVYTYGDSPTPGEICSFPLRPCGSGNLYGGNEPARTWYNAIDPVANNFGSVELPPVDQKYVRGSANGQVPDVTGQSQSSATSTLQGAGFQVSVATTAASASRGTVTGVSPSGSAIPGSTITIYVSDGSVREAPPAPAIPGLPPGIEIPAIPPNIQIPAIPGLTVPR from the coding sequence GTGGCGAAGCTCGCCGGATGTTCCGCACTCGCAGGTGCGCTGTTGGCCGGAGTGATGTTCCCGTTGGCAGGTGGGTTCGGCTACGCCTCGAACCGGGCCGCCGACACCGTCGACAATGTTTCGGCCGAACTGGTCGAGGGCGCTGTTCCTGCTGTCTCCACGATGGTCGACGCGGCAGGCAATCCGATCGCGTGGCTCTACGAGCAGCGCCGTTTCGAGGTGCCGAGCGACAAGATCTCCAACGAGATGAAGCTGGCCATCGTCTCCATCGAGGACAAGCGCTTCGCAGAGCATCAAGGCGTCGACTGGCAGGGCACGTTGCGTGCGTTCCTGACGAACACGACCAGCGGCCAGGTGGAGCAGGGCGCGTCCACGCTCGATCAGCAGTACGTGAAGAACTATCAGCTGCTCGTTGTCGCGAAGACCGACGCCGAACGCCGCGCAGCCATCGAGACGACGCCCGCTCGCAAGATCCGCGAGATCCGTATGGCGCTCACGCTCGACAAAGAACTGACCAAGGACGAGATCCTCACCCGCTACCTCAACCTGGTTCCGTTCGGTAACTCGTCGTTCGGCATCCAGGATGCGGCTCAGACCTACTTCGGCATCGACGCAAGCCAGTTGGACGCGAAGCAGGCCGCAATGCTCGCCGGCATGGTCCAGTCCAGCTCCGCGCTCAATCCGTACACCAACGAACAGGGCGTCACCGAGCGGCGCAACATCGTGCTGGACACGATGATTCAGAACATTCCCGAGCGCGCCGACGAGTTCCGACAGGCCAAGACCGAGCCTCTCGGGGTCCTCCCAGTGCCGCAGACACTCCCCCGTGGGTGCATCGCAGCCGGTGACCGAGGATTCTTCTGCGACTACGCGCTCCAATACCTTGCCAACGCGGGCATCAGCCGCGAGCAGATCGACAAGGGTGGCTACCTCATCCGCACCACGCTCGATCCTGCGGTTCAGAATTCCACCAAGGCGTCTCTCTCAGCCAACACCGACCCCGATCTCAACGGTGTAGCCACCGTCATGAACGTCATCGCGCCTGGTCAGGATTCACACCGCATCCTTGCGATGGGTAGCAGTCGAACCTATGGGCTCGATGCCGACGCCGACGAAACCGTTCAGCCTCAGCCCTATTCGCTCGTCGGACACGGTGCCGGGTCGATCTTCAAGGTGTTCACCACCGCCGCGGCCATGGAACGAGGACTCGGTACGAGCGCAACCCTGCAGGTTCCGCGCCGCGCCGAGGTCAAAGGCCTGGGCGACGGTGGAGCTCGTGGTTGCCCCGCCAACACGTACTGCGTCGAGAACGCAGGAAACTATCCGGCGTCGCTGTCGATCACCGACGCCCTCGCGCAGTCTCCGAACACCGCGTTCGTCAAGTTGATCGAATCGGTTGGAGTCACCCCGACGGTCGACATGTCGGTGCGGCTCGGCCTGCGCTCGTACGCGGACCCGAACACCTCTGGATTCGACGAGCAGAGCATGGCCGACTTCCAGAAGAGCCAGAACCTCGGTTCGTACACACTCGGACCCACATGGGTCAATCCCCTCGAGCTGTCCAATGTCGCTGCCACGTTGGCGTCGAGCGGCAAGTGGTGCCCGCCGACGCCCATCGACTCGGTCTTCGACCGGGAGGGCAAGCAGGTTCCCGTGACGCAGCAGGCGTGTGAGCAGGTTGTGGAGCCCGGTCTGGCCAACACCCTCGCGAACGCGATGAGCAAGGACGACCAGGCCGGCGGCACGTCGGCCTCGGCTGCAGGTTCGGTCGGGTGGACGCTTCCGATGTCGGGCAAGACCGGTACCACCGAGTCGCACATGTCGTCCGGGTTCCTCGGGTTCACCAACCGTTACGCAGCGGCGGTGTACACCTACGGTGACTCTCCGACGCCCGGCGAGATCTGCTCGTTCCCACTCCGCCCGTGTGGATCGGGCAACCTGTACGGCGGTAACGAACCTGCTCGTACCTGGTACAACGCGATCGATCCCGTAGCGAACAACTTCGGTTCCGTCGAGCTTCCGCCGGTGGACCAGAAGTACGTACGCGGGTCCGCCAACGGTCAGGTTCCCGACGTGACCGGTCAGAGCCAGAGCTCGGCGACTTCGACCCTGCAAGGCGCCGGATTCCAGGTCTCCGTCGCGACGACGGCAGCGTCGGCGTCGCGCGGAACCGTCACCGGTGTGTCGCCGTCGGGCTCCGCGATCCCCGGCTCGACCATCACGATCTACGTGAGCGACGGGTCGGTGCGCGAAGCTCCTCCGGCGCCCGCCATCCCGGGTCTGCCGCCCGGCATCGAGATCCCGGCGATCCCACCGAACATCCAGATTCCGGCGATTCCGGGACTGACGGTTCCGCGGTAG
- a CDS encoding GatB/YqeY domain-containing protein, producing the protein MSELKSQLRSDLTTSMKARDKLRTATIRMLLAAIQTEEVSGKEAHDLTDEQVLKVLAKESKKRGESAEIYTENGRGELAANERAEAQIIDEYLPTPLTDAELADVADTAIAQVAEELGERPSVRQMGQVMKIASALAAGKADGTRISKAVKDRL; encoded by the coding sequence ATGTCCGAACTCAAGTCCCAGCTCCGATCCGACCTCACCACGTCCATGAAAGCCAGGGACAAGCTGCGCACAGCCACCATCCGCATGCTTCTCGCTGCCATTCAGACCGAAGAAGTCTCCGGGAAGGAGGCCCACGATCTGACCGACGAGCAAGTACTGAAGGTGCTCGCCAAGGAGTCGAAGAAGCGCGGCGAGTCGGCCGAGATCTACACCGAGAACGGCCGAGGCGAACTGGCCGCTAACGAGCGCGCCGAAGCTCAGATCATCGACGAATACCTACCGACTCCGCTGACGGACGCCGAACTCGCCGACGTCGCGGACACCGCGATCGCACAGGTGGCCGAGGAGCTCGGTGAGCGCCCGTCGGTCAGGCAGATGGGCCAAGTCATGAAGATCGCCTCCGCCCTCGCAGCAGGCAAGGCCGACGGGACGCGAATCTCGAAGGCAGTGAAAGATCGCCTGTAA
- a CDS encoding metallophosphoesterase, protein MATAGAAALGLGYATLIERNAFTLREASMAVLEPGSASLRVLHISDLHMMPNQRLKQNWLRELDRLEPDLVVNTGDNLSHQKSVPAVVQSLGPLLSRPGLFVFGSNDYFAPKPKNPLKYFKKNHERVLGESLPWRDLRAAFTERGWLDVTHVRRELEVAGVRIASAGVDDPHLKRDRYDTIAGQPNPLADLRLGITHSPEPRVLDKFADDGYDLVLAGHTHGGQLCLPFYGALVTNCEIDRSRVKGPSKWGAHTQLHVSAGIGTSPYAPARFCCRPEATLLTLTPAPRKGDKEGSDEDVSRSEAVVS, encoded by the coding sequence ATCGCTACCGCAGGTGCGGCAGCGCTCGGACTCGGCTACGCCACGCTGATCGAACGCAACGCCTTCACCCTCCGTGAGGCGTCCATGGCCGTGTTGGAACCGGGATCGGCTTCGCTGCGTGTGCTCCACATCAGCGACCTCCACATGATGCCGAACCAGCGCCTCAAGCAGAACTGGCTCCGAGAGCTGGACCGGTTGGAGCCCGATCTCGTCGTCAACACCGGCGACAACCTGTCGCATCAGAAGTCAGTCCCTGCCGTCGTGCAATCCCTCGGACCACTTCTGTCGCGGCCGGGTCTGTTCGTCTTCGGCAGCAACGACTACTTCGCGCCCAAGCCGAAGAACCCGCTGAAGTACTTCAAGAAGAACCACGAGCGTGTTCTCGGTGAATCACTTCCCTGGAGAGATCTGCGCGCTGCGTTCACCGAGCGCGGCTGGCTCGACGTGACTCACGTGCGTCGTGAACTCGAGGTTGCGGGCGTCAGGATCGCGTCGGCTGGCGTCGACGATCCCCATTTGAAGCGCGACCGCTACGACACGATCGCCGGACAGCCCAACCCACTCGCGGATCTACGTTTGGGCATCACGCACTCCCCCGAGCCTCGGGTGCTCGACAAGTTCGCCGACGACGGCTACGACCTGGTCCTCGCGGGCCACACGCACGGCGGCCAATTGTGCCTGCCGTTCTACGGCGCACTGGTCACCAACTGCGAGATCGACCGCTCCCGCGTCAAGGGTCCGTCGAAGTGGGGCGCGCACACGCAACTCCACGTCTCTGCAGGCATCGGGACGTCGCCGTACGCGCCCGCTCGCTTCTGCTGCAGGCCCGAAGCCACGCTCCTCACGCTCACTCCCGCACCGCGCAAGGGCGACAAAGAAGGGTCGGACGAGGACGTTTCGCGTTCGGAGGCGGTCGTAAGCTAG